A part of Pongo pygmaeus isolate AG05252 chromosome 14, NHGRI_mPonPyg2-v2.0_pri, whole genome shotgun sequence genomic DNA contains:
- the GJB6 gene encoding gap junction beta-6 protein gives MDWGTLHTFIGGVNKHSTSIGKVWITVIFIFRVMILVVAAQEVWGDEQEDFVCNTLQPGCKNVCYDHFFPVSHIRLWALQLIFVSTPALLVAMHVAYYRHETTRKFRRGEKRNEFKDIEDIKKQKVRIEGSLWWTYTSSIFFRIIFEAAFMYVFYFLYNGYHLPWVLKCGIDPCPNLVDCFISRPTEKTVFTIFMISASVICMLLNVAELCYLLLKVCFRRSKRAQTQKNHPNHALKESKQNEMNELISDSGQNAITGFPS, from the coding sequence ATGGATTGGGGGACCCTGCACACTTTCATTGGGGGTGTCAACAAACACTCCACCAGCATCGGGAAGGTGTGGATCACAGTCATCTTTATTTTCCGAGTCATGATCCTCGTGGTGGCTGCCCAGGAGGTGTGGGGTGACGAGCAAGAGGACTTCGTTTGCAACACACTGCAACCGGGATGCAAAAATGTGTGCTACGACCACTTTTTCCCGGTGTCCCACATCCGGCTGTGGGCCCTCCAGCTGATCTTCGTCTCCACCCCAGCGCTGCTGGTGGCCATGCACGTGGCCTACTACAGGCACGAAACCACTCGCAAGTTCAGGcgaggagagaagaggaatgaATTCAAAGACATAGAGGACATTAAAAAGCAGAAGGTTCGGATAGAGGGGTCGCTGTGGTGGACATACACCAGCAGCATCTTTTTCCGAATCATCTTTGAAGCAGCCTTTATGTATGTGTTTTACTTCCTTTACAATGGGTACCACCTGCCCTGGGTGTTGAAATGTGGGATTGACCCCTGCCCCAACCTTGTTGACTGCTTTATTTCTAGGCCAACAGAGAAGACCGTGTTTACCATTTTTATGATTTCTGCGTCTGTGATTTGCATGCTACTTAACGTGGCAGAGTTGTGCTACCTGCTGCTGAAAGTGTGTTTTAGGAGATCAAAGAGAGCACAGACGCAAAAAAATCACCCCAATCATGCCCTAAAGGAGAGTAAGCAGAATGAAATGAATGAGCTGATTTCAGATAGTGGTCAAAATGCAATCACAGGTTTCCCAAGCTAA